Proteins found in one Triticum aestivum cultivar Chinese Spring chromosome 4D, IWGSC CS RefSeq v2.1, whole genome shotgun sequence genomic segment:
- the LOC123097660 gene encoding uncharacterized protein yields the protein MAQPHPSSSSSAQPLSSPWVILGSIPRVSALADAGDVSVELAAPPRVSILTVSPRAFPDPPTPRNFPFVLAADPSGLLLLQANLHCAPTREVIRRPGLQELSWKFATSRYFVLDATTGSAFHLPYPEATIMHQALLGLLVSPRGGGHYMVAELQPIIGLDEATLLCFSTEVGEWIEKTVHYPLPPRPLAPICVVSHHGRLWWVDLSWGVITCDPFADEPVLGFVPFPPGRVLECREGWGVADKFRYVGVSGGKLRFVDMYMGKRAGAGAGGGGTPTPTPTVSVWTLGDPNSREWTLEQQASFTEIWADESYKAAGLPEKIPIVALIHPKNPDVVYFFLEEHLFGVDMRARKVMECQVYGLVAPPSIRLASRFVRAWELPRALSSSGEWSNGIDLAESANARPYQPSPGDYHLVGDTRQTFIG from the exons ATGGCGCAGCCGCATCCGTCCTCGTCGTCCTCCGCGCAGCCGCTCTCCTCGCCGTGGGTCATCCTAGGCAGCATCCCGCGCGTCTCCGCACTGGCGGACGCCGGCGACGTCTCCGTCGAGCTGGCGGCGCCGCCGCGCGTCTCGATCCTCACCGTCTCCCCGCGCGCCTTCCCGGACCCCCCTACGCCCCGCAACTTCCCCTtcgtcctcgccgccgacccctccggccttctcctcctccaggccaaCCTGCACTGCGCCCCGACCCGTGAGGTCATCCGTCGCCCCGGCCTCCAGGAACTCTCCTGGAAATTCGCTACTTCTCGCTACTTCGTGCTCGACGCCACCACCGGCTCGGCGTTCCACCTCCCCTACCCGGAGGCCACCATCATGCACCAGGCCCTCCTCGGCCTTCTCGTCTCCCCCAGGGGCGGCGGCCACTACATGGTCGCGGAGCTCCAGCCCATCATCGGCTTGGACGAAGCCacgctcctctgcttctccacaGAGGTTGGGGAGTGGATCGAGAAGACCGTCCATTACCCGCTCCCGCCACGCCCGCTGGCTCCCATCTGCGTGGTTTCGCATCACGGGAGGCTCTGGTGGGTGGACCTCTCATGGGGCGTCATCACCTGCGACCCCTTCGCCGACGAGCCGGTCCTGGGCTTCGTTCCGTTCCCGCCGGGAAGGGTCCTGGAGTGCAGGGAAGGTTGGGGTGTCGCCGACAAGTTCCGTTACGTGGGGGTGAGCGGCGGCAAGCTGCGTTTCGTCGACATGTACATGGGCAAgcgtgctggtgctggtgctggtggcgGCGGCACTCCCACTCCCACTCCCACGGTAAGCGTGTGGACGCTGGGCGATCCAAACTCCAGGGAGTGGACGCTGGAGCAACAGGCGAGCTTTACAGAGATCTGGGCCGATGAGAGCTACAAGGCGGCCGGGCTGCCGGAGAAGATCCCCATCGTCGCGCTCATTCACCCCAAGAACCCCGATGTGGTCTACTTCTTCCTCGAGGAGCACCTCTTTGGTGTTGACATGCGTGCTCGCAAGGTGATGGAGTGCCAGGTGTATGGTCTTGTTGCGCCTCCGAGCATCCGCCTGGCCAGCCGCTTCGTTCGGGCTTGGGAGCTGCCACGGGCGCTCTCCTCCTCAG GCGAGTGGTCTAATGGCATCGACTTGGCTGAGAGCGCTAATGCACGCCCATACCAGCCATCGCCAGGGGACTACCACTTGGTGGGGGACACCAGGCAGACATTCATAGGTTGA